From a region of the Nitrospiria bacterium genome:
- the purH gene encoding bifunctional phosphoribosylaminoimidazolecarboxamide formyltransferase/IMP cyclohydrolase, whose product MKIQRALISVSNKEGVVELAKGLTAMGVEILSTGGTSKALKEAGIPVKDVADFTGFPEMLDGRVKTLHPKIHGGLLARRDDPTHLAQMKQQGLEPIDLVAVNLYPFEATVAKPDVRFEEAIENIDIGGPAMLRSSAKNFEHVTVIVDPRDYPRVLEELRSNKGTVSRETRLGLARKVFNHTARYDSVISAYLENRVKEADRVRFPGVFTLQVEKVEDLRYGENPHQQAAFYREFHLAEPSISTAKQLHGKAMSFNNFLDANAGLELAKEFDRTAAVIIKHNNPCGVATGETLLEAYTLARTTDPISAFGGVIAFNRPVDVETAEEIAKMFVEIVIAPGFERGALDVFKKKKDLRLLDVGPDLNATWERRGGMDMKRVVGGLILQDRDLGRIDDPRKLKVVTKRKPTEEEYDAMAFAWIVCKHVKSNAIVYAKPGRTIGIGAGQMSRVDSVKIAIMKAQSSLSGAVMASDAFFPFRDGLDEAAKAGIRAVIQPGGSIKDEEVIRAADEHDMAMVMTGMRHFRH is encoded by the coding sequence ATGAAGATTCAACGGGCGTTGATCAGCGTATCGAATAAGGAAGGGGTGGTCGAGTTGGCCAAGGGGCTGACGGCGATGGGGGTCGAGATCCTGTCCACCGGCGGGACGTCCAAGGCCTTGAAGGAGGCCGGGATTCCGGTGAAGGACGTGGCCGATTTCACCGGTTTTCCGGAGATGCTGGACGGCCGGGTCAAGACGCTCCATCCCAAAATCCACGGCGGGCTCCTGGCCCGGCGCGACGATCCGACGCATCTGGCCCAGATGAAACAGCAGGGTCTCGAGCCGATCGATCTCGTCGCCGTGAATCTCTATCCCTTCGAAGCGACCGTGGCCAAACCCGACGTCCGTTTCGAGGAAGCGATCGAGAACATCGACATCGGCGGCCCGGCCATGCTGCGTTCCTCGGCCAAAAATTTCGAGCACGTGACGGTGATCGTGGACCCCCGGGATTATCCCAGGGTGCTCGAGGAGCTCCGAAGCAACAAGGGGACGGTCTCCCGGGAAACGCGCTTGGGACTGGCCAGGAAGGTCTTCAACCACACCGCCCGTTACGACAGCGTGATCTCCGCGTATCTGGAGAACCGCGTCAAGGAAGCGGATCGGGTGCGCTTTCCGGGCGTCTTCACGCTGCAGGTTGAAAAGGTCGAGGATCTCCGCTACGGGGAGAATCCGCACCAGCAGGCCGCGTTTTATCGCGAGTTCCACCTCGCCGAGCCTTCCATATCGACGGCGAAACAGCTCCACGGCAAGGCGATGTCCTTCAACAATTTCCTGGACGCCAACGCGGGACTGGAGCTGGCGAAGGAGTTCGACCGAACGGCCGCGGTCATCATCAAGCACAACAATCCGTGCGGCGTGGCGACGGGCGAGACGCTGCTCGAGGCCTACACCCTCGCCCGGACGACGGATCCGATCTCGGCGTTCGGCGGGGTGATCGCGTTCAACCGGCCGGTGGACGTCGAGACGGCGGAAGAGATCGCGAAGATGTTCGTGGAAATCGTGATCGCGCCGGGTTTCGAACGCGGCGCCCTCGACGTGTTTAAAAAGAAAAAAGACCTTAGGCTGCTTGACGTCGGCCCCGATTTGAACGCGACGTGGGAGCGGCGGGGCGGGATGGACATGAAGCGGGTGGTCGGAGGACTGATCCTGCAGGACCGCGACCTGGGCCGCATCGACGATCCGAGAAAGCTGAAGGTCGTCACGAAGCGCAAACCCACGGAGGAGGAGTACGACGCCATGGCCTTTGCCTGGATCGTCTGCAAACACGTCAAGTCCAACGCCATTGTGTATGCGAAACCGGGCCGGACGATCGGCATCGGCGCCGGCCAGATGAGCCGGGTCGATTCGGTGAAGATCGCGATCATGAAGGCGCAGTCTTCGCTTTCCGGGGCCGTGATGGCTTCGGACGCCTTCTTCCCCTTTCGAGACGGACTGGACGAGGCCGCGAAGGCGGGCATCCGTGCCGTGATCCAGCCCGGCGGCTCGATCAAGGATGAGGAGGTGATCCGGGC
- a CDS encoding isoprenylcysteine carboxylmethyltransferase family protein produces MATPLAARTKRVTFKTIPVYLALILLIFFARPTLSLFVPGLIFVLIGEALRVWAAGHLKKTKEVTTTGPYAYVKNPLYLGTLLILIGFCLMAQNMYLLIIGLAIFFVYYAPFKKKREGDRLREHFGRAWVDYDRAVPDYLPSLHPYPGRGSGRWEAKWFYENSEDGTALAVAVGILAIGLRFWFGAGQ; encoded by the coding sequence GTGGCCACGCCCCTAGCCGCGCGGACCAAGCGCGTGACGTTCAAAACAATTCCGGTCTATCTGGCCTTAATCCTCCTGATATTCTTTGCCCGACCCACGCTGAGCTTGTTTGTTCCGGGTCTCATTTTCGTTCTGATCGGAGAGGCGCTTAGGGTCTGGGCCGCGGGCCACTTGAAGAAGACGAAAGAGGTGACGACCACCGGACCCTACGCCTACGTGAAGAATCCGCTTTATCTCGGGACCCTGCTGATTCTGATCGGATTCTGTTTGATGGCCCAAAACATGTATCTCCTGATCATCGGTCTGGCGATCTTTTTCGTTTATTACGCCCCGTTCAAGAAAAAACGGGAAGGGGATCGCTTGCGGGAGCATTTCGGCCGGGCCTGGGTCGATTACGACCGGGCCGTTCCGGATTATCTTCCGAGCCTTCACCCTTATCCGGGACGGGGAAGCGGACGCTGGGAAGCCAAATGGTTTTACGAGAACAGCGAGGACGGAACGGCCCTGGCGGTCGCCGTCGGCATCCTGGCGATCGGTCTTCGATTTTGGTTCGGCGCGGGACAATAA